One Primulina eburnea isolate SZY01 chromosome 4, ASM2296580v1, whole genome shotgun sequence genomic window, AAGCTATTATATCCCAGTGATTATCCCTCCATCGATCATATCACATATAGTTTTTACTAAAACTATAAATTTTTGATCCTATAAATGATATCAGAGTTAAGGTAATGCGAAAGTGAGATTGTTGGAAAACAATAATAAGTCCAGCAAAAAGTAAAACAAGTATTTGATTCTATAATTTTAATTTGGtaagagtaatatttgatggaTATTTATTAAACTTAATGGATAACATGAGAgtgatttttttaatgaaatttttttatgtattgtTTGTTTAGAAAAACTATAAAGAACTTTTTTAattggagtgagtctcatgtgagatcgtctcacgaatcttaatatgtgagatagatcaaccctaccgatattcacaataaaaagtaataatcctagcataaaaagtaatactttttcatggatgacccaaataatatatccctctcacaaattcgacccgtgagaccgtcacaCACAAGGTTTTTCCTTCTAGTTGATAAACTAAATTATTGTAATTTGTTGATTActctttatatttattaaattgaaaatatttataatatataaatgatttcaaaattcaaattagTGGTTCACAAAAATTCATTAATAatgaatttaaatttaatttttttacaaaaaaaatgaaatctCCTTTGCTGCATTAATGGAACACTAGGGCAATAAATTTGATGAGCTAGTCATATATCCACCAAGACAGAGAAATTGACAAAGAAGATTAGAATATATGTCTATGTACATCACTAATAATATTTGGGACCAAAAATTTAGGTCTAATTTGTGGTTCATATTTCACTTGTTCATCTGCATTTTTGTTAAGTAATCATGTATTTGTTCATTATTAAGGATTGTGATTTATGGGTCCAAAATAGCTAGCACTTCTGCCGTCACCTAAAATATGTCAACTGAATTATTTTAtgactaaaatatttttagaataatgatTTTAATTcaatagtaatatatataattaattaaagatgTGTTCAGCTAAAATATAAGATCATACAACACATTAAATTTTGTAACTTtgagatttttatatgttacaTCAAATTATCTACACTTCTATTAAATTGGTGGATGTTttgaaaaacacaaaaaaatcTTGTGAGGCGGATCTCAAAGCTGAGTTaacttattaaaaaatattatcttttaTTATGATATGTATAAACTGAGTCGATCTGTCTAATAAATATAGATTCGTGAGATTATGAtacataatatttaaaatatacaagGGAACTCCGCTGCTCCCTAGACGATCTATATTTGTATAAATGtaccttcaaatttttttattccatGTAATTTAATCTTAATAATTATCTCTTCGCCATAAATAATGATGAAAATAGACGCCAAAAGCACTAACTAACCAAATCTTTGTTTTGAATGTGGCATATACTATTGtggatttatcaaagatcagTCAATCAAGATTAGATTTTGTAAAATAAAGTTTTGTGCTTTTCCTTTATTGTTTTCGGGATTTTGATGCTTTTCTTGTGGAGCATAGTTTGAAGTATTGAGCCGCGAGGCAGCCGGATTGGTTGCATATTCTCCGGCATGGGTGGCGGAGGAGCTGCCTCTAGTCGGCAAACTTTGTGTTTTCATATTGGCAAATAtttatgtgagacagtctcacgactcgtattttgtgagacgtatatcttatttgggcaatccatgaaaaaatattattttttatgctaaaaatattgtttttattgtgaatatcggtagagttgacccgtctcacatatacagattcgtgataccgtctcacaagagacttaatCTTTCATAATTACTCTAAATTACAATGAAATAGAGATTGCTCAAGGTATTAATGTTCCCGTTCCCAtattctcatttgattttactttaataatcaataatatattataaataaaactatcttagaataattattttgataagGCCAATTCAAAATTACAATTATCATCTTTATTTTTAATCAATTTACTAATTATTTACCTGATAACTTATCCAACAAAAATTAAAACTGGTCACAAAAGTAGACaacatatttttataattaattaaacaaatatttttagatAACTATCCTgaataatttgaaaaaaaaattaaggaaaaaacaaaagaaaccgGGAGTTATCATAAAACAAGGaacaataaaaacaaaaaatttccactaaaaaaatattaaacataaaATCGATAATATAACAACTcttctaaattgaaaataattctaTGTTAATTGCTtgatattatttgatcaaattaaaaataataataacacatgcAACGCGTGTGCATCTTTTACCAGTATAAATAATAAACCCAACCTCGTCAATATTTCTCCATTAAAAacgatatatgtatatatatatatatatattttaaaaaaatagagcaAAAAGATtaacaaataattaatatatattcctaGTAAGGGAAACAAAATCCACAAGATTCACGAGTCAATGCAATGGCCACAGCCCCCACAAAATTGGCAGCTTGTGATGGGAACTAATGCATGGAAAAAGGAAGGACCACATCTCCCTTTCTTGAGACATTTGCCCCTCCCTATAAATTAAAAGAACCCTATTTTCAGCCTCAAATTCTTCAAAAAACATTCCCCACAATTAATTACAATACGCTATTAATTGTTAGTCCCTCTCAAATTAAATCCATCCTATCCACCACCTTCGTGGTTATCTTAACAAGAATGAGATTCTTGATTCGTATCTCGTTTTCCAACTGTTCTTCATTAATTCAATTATATtcgacccaaaaaaaaaaacacacgaaAATTATTGTTATAATCAAGTTTTTGCAATTAGTTTCTTGTTttagataattattttattttatttattaaattttgtgaGTATCAATTTCGATAAATAATAAGACTTTGCAGATTTTGAATCTATCAAAATTGTTGATATTTAGCCATTAAAAATTGCTAAATTGGTGATGAGCATGATCAAGGAAACAAATTAAGCATTCCTTCCAATAAAGTAGCATTGAATGATAAATAATACACTCATTTTCATTTATGTGTTGACACAAAGTATACGTTgtgaatataatatatatacagttttgatatccagcacacctaccgtgcacacctgTGTGAGTACCGATGAGGTGTCGCTCACCTAtaggatgtgatgaaatatagaaaaattgcgcatccaatgggtgagtgacacctcatcggtacTCACAAAAGTGTGCACGATAGGCGTGtaggatatcaaaactatatatatatatatatatatatatatatatatattgcacaCGTATTATACACATTTATGCACGATAGGTGTACAACATTCAATAGGTATATCACATATTATcgggagtaggtctcttgtgagacggtctcacgaatctttatctgtgatacgAGTCAACCTTactgatattcaaaataaaaagtaatattcttagcataaaaagtaatattttttcatggatgacccaaataagagatccgtctcacaaaatacgatctgtgagactgtctcacataagtttttgcccatcatcggtgctcacataagTGTGTACGGTATGTGTCcctcatacatatatatatatgtgtgtatattcgtgatataattttatataactTTGATTTAATTTTATCTTACTTATAAATTTGATATGGATCTTTTTACATGATAATAATGCAGATTTCAATAACTAACAGGAAAAATAAATCTTACATGTAAAGAATCATACTTTATACGCAAATAATTGACAATACAAATCTCCAGACATTCCAAAATACCAATTCACAGACAACAATCACCACAGCCCAAGAAAGCGAGAAATATTGTATAAAGCAAAGTACaacttattttttaataatttttttaacgaAATAAGCCAACCGATATTCAAATCAGATCATATCGAATGTAATTTGCAACTATTTCTGAATTGGAGTAAACTTTATCTTTATTTGCTTTTGTATGCTTTAACTTTGTTTGCAAGACCAATGCCAacttttaaataattgtttttttttagaaaaaaaacaattttcgcTCTCCCTTGACAGTCTAAACTTTGCTGACCAATTCCTTTAATCCTCTCCAGCTGAATAAAATTTGATCTTTAAGTTtggtttttcaattttttgaaaaaaattgaattttatttttattgaaataaattaataatattatgaAGCGATTTCATTCAATGCATTTGTTTGACTAAGCCAAGATTTTGGTCATAATAGGTCACCTATGTGTGTAAAAAGACATGACTGTTATCTCTTCCGTCATGCTGGGGCTGGCCATTGGGCTTCTGTTCAAAAAAGCTAGCAGCGCACACACACACGCGTACACATGTgggtgtgtgtgtgagagagagagaTAGAGAGTGGGAGGGTGCTGTGCTGGCTCACTTTATTCTGCTCAAATTCGATGCATTGCTGTAATTATTTTGCTACTGAGAACGAGGCTGAGCACTGTTAAAAAGGGGGAAAAAGGGAAGGCCCCCCTCAGAATTCCTTCTTTATCTCTCTCCTTGATACTTGCATTGTCTTGTTCTTAAGTTGGTTCTCCTCTCGTTTTCTTGTGTCATTCGCATTTGTGTCAATGAATTTGGACTCCCAGCCTACTATATCTTCCTCCTATTGTCAAGTATTTTGCGTGTAGGCCGTTTGTGTGTTTAGTACCGAGGTATTTCATAAAGAAAGATCGAATCTTGATTGATGGGGTTCAGGGTGAGATGTTGAAAAACTTGGTTGCTGAAGTtagaatgatttttttaaaaaaatttgttgaggCCCATTTGCAAATTTTCGTTTTTGCATGGGGATTGAAGCGAGGAAGCAAATGAAGATACATAAAAAGTTGTGAATTTTAAAGGAATCTTCTTATTGGTGTTTTTGATTTTTGGTTTCTCTTTCTTTGGAGTTGATTTTGGGGCAAAAGATCATATTGTTTGGGAGAGGGGGAAGGCATAAGCGTGTAGAGAGTGCCGTATGAAGTAATAGAAGGCACAATGAAAGATGAACATACCAAGAAAAGCAAGGTCTTTTTCcctattttattttgaaatgtaatttcaaaaattattcTTTTTGTATGCTGAAATGATTTTTGTTGGGTATTTTGAAGCTCTCATGGTCAAGGAAACTGATCAGGAAATGGTTCAATATCAAATGCAAAAACGAGGACTGTGAAGCTGATGGAGCGGTTCATGGAGGTGTGTACACAATTTTCTTGAATAAGAGTGTATGATTTCCATGTGGTTAGCGATAATTTGGATTTGTGGTTGAGTTTTCGATATTTGTTTTGTAGTTTTCTGATCATCTCTTCTTCCTTCTTGTCATTTTGTCATTTTTTGTGccttgaaatttattttttaatgttttcaaCATGGTATTGGCTGTTGAGAAATCCTATGGGAAGATACAATtgggattttttttaattctctCTGGCTTTTATATGCTTTCTTTTTATTCATCATCATAATCAAGTGAATTCAAGCTCCGACGCTGCTTGTtgaaaagaaaggaaagaaaaaaaataatttgaatgtGGTCAACTTCCAACTTCAAGGACCTTTTGTTAACGGTCTTGATTATTCTTTCTCGAATACTTGAAACTATGCAAAATTATGCTAAAAAAAACAATGGAAAATGGAAATTGCAAATTGATGcttaattttgagaaaactgAGTGTTCATAATAATTCTCTTTAGGCGGGGATGCGGAGTCGAGGAACAGCTTTTCTGAAAGGGAACCATCTTCAATCAAGAATATTAGAACTGGTCAGTAGTGTCATATTTCTAACTTTGAGTTTACACTTCGAAAAGTTTGAAAATTCATAAGTGTGTTCAAATATTTAGGCTATGCCTATAAATTAAGTTCATACTATTTCATATATTAGTTATCATGTTTTTCATacattatacctttctcttgGTTGATGAGACTGGTTTTGAATGGATTATCTGTTTTGGTTCTGCAGAAAACTCAACCAAAAATATAGAGCGTTCCTTTTCTCGTTCACGTTCTCGATCCAGGCGAGGGAGAGGCTATCTTGATCACCCTCAGATTATAAATATTCAGAACTATAGGTTTGCTTATATTAATCAActttttcattttatttcctTTTGCTCTTAGTTGTAGTTCTTAAATTGGTTCTTGGTTCAGTGTCTTCGCATCTACCTGGAACGTGGCAGGAAAATCACCACCGAGCAATATGAACTTAGATGATTGGCTACATTCAGCACCTCCGGCTGACATATATGTACTTGGGTATGATTCGAACTTTGGATCCAATCATGACAAATAACCAAATTTACCGTGTTCTTGAACCGAAATTTGTTGTTCTTTCTGCGTTGTAGTTTTCAAGAAATAGTCCCTCTGAATGCTAGTAACATTCTCGTCGCTGAGGACAATGGTCCTGCCAAAAAGTGGCTTGCCCTTATAAAAAGAACACTAAACAATGCTCCTGGTGCTTGTGGAGGCAATGTGTGCTATACACCATCACCTATCCCTGATCCCGTTGCCGAGTGGAATGCGGATTTCGAAGGTTCTACCAGACATAAAGCCTCGACTTTCTTTCCTCGTAGATCCTTCCAGACGCCACAAGGCTGGAGAATGGAGAACGATATGTCAACCCCACAACCTCGGCTGGACAGGAGGTTTAGTGTGTGTGACCGAGTAATTTTTGGTCATCGGACTAGTGACTTTGAGCCAAGTACGAGATGGGGTTACAGGCCAAGCGATTCTTCTTCTAGCCAGAGGCCGAGCGACTACTCCTCTGGTCATCGACCGAGCGACTATTCTTCAAGTCGAAGGCCAAGTGACTATTCTTGGGGTCAGAGGACAAGTGATTTCTCAAGATGGGGGTCGGATGAGGATTATTTGCCTGGGGAATCACCGAGTACAGTGCTGCATTCACCAATGTCATACAGCACTTATGCACAGGGGGAAGATCCGTACACAATGCCTGGACATGCAAGATACTGTTTAGCGGCAAGCAAGCAAATGGTTGGTGTTTTTCTCACGGTTTGGGTTCGAAACGAGCTGCGGGAACATGTTCGGAATATAAAGGTTTCTTGTGTTGGTAGAGGATTGATGGGATATCTTGGTAATAAGGTAATAATTTAGCTTACAAACAGTCGGTCAGATTGGATTTGGGCATTTCTTGAACAAATAAACTTAGAGGCTGTACCATTTTTTATTGCAGGGATCCATTTCCGTGAGCATGTTGCTGCATCAGACCAGCCTTTGCTTTGTGTGCAGTCACTTGACGTCTGGTCAGAAGGAAGGAGACGAGATTCGAAGAAATGCTGATGTTGTGGAGATCCTAAGGAAAACGAGATTCCCACGAGTTAATGGTATCAACGAGGAGAAATCACCAGAGACAATCCTTGAACACGAGTAAGATTTTCCGGCTTCGATGAAAACCCCCTCATTTCTCCTTTTGGTGAAGTGAATTCTTTCTCTTAACCCATTATTAACAACAAACCGTAgatgtattatttttttctgTTGTCGTACAACGTGAAAATATAagagttaattaaaaattattgttCATATATTTTGTCTAACTATTGTTGTTTAATCTCTTTTTGCTGTAGTCGAATTATTTGGATCGGAGATCTAAACTATCGAATTGCACTGCCATACCGTTCAGCCAAAGCACTTATTGAAATGCAAAACTGGAGAGCATTATTAGAGAAAGATCAAGTATGATATCTTGTTATGTTTTCTGAGGATTTAGCTGTTCAGTTCTTGAAAATACTTGGTTATATTTTGTTTGCTTCTTTGGTAATACTGAATGAAAATTGCTTTCCTGTTTTTTTTCCTTACAGCTTCGGATCGAGCAGAGACGAGGTCGAGTATTTGATGGGTGGAGGGAAGGGAAGATATATTTCCCACCAACGTATAAGTATTCTCATAATTCAGACAGATATGCAGGTGATGATATGCACCCCAAAGAGAAACGAAGGACGCCTGCATGGTAATAATCTATGACGATACTTGTTTTCTGCAGTCATGACCTAAATTCTcgaataattaaaaacaaaattatttaattcttgATGTATtattctgatatcaaattaCATGTCCTCTGCTAAGTTAAGGTTTGATCTTGATTCTTTCAAACCTGCAGGTGTGACAGAATTTTGTGGTATGGCACTGGCCTTCAACAATTATCATACGTTCGTGGAGAATCCAGGTTTTCAGATCATAGGCCGGTTTCCAGCGTGTTTTGCACGGAAGTTGAGTCTGTCCCCAATCGGTTGAGGAAAAGTATGAGCTATTCTAGCTCCAGAATCGAGGCGGAGCAACTGTTTCCATACTCACATGGTTACACTGAACTCTGCTTTTTTTGAAGAAATTCTTATAAAGGTACATGATCTCCTTTGTCTTACTTCTTAATTCACCATTATGTAGACTTTGACATCGCGTTTTTCTGTCCTCTATTACACATTGACCTTCGTATACGTGTGTATGCCATGCTAAAAATCCCTTACGGTACCATTTCAAATTGGCAGTCATGAAAGGGATATTGTCAAGTGTTGCATTGAGTTGTCTCATCTCTTATGTTTCATCGGTCCCCATTTGCAGGTTATAATGGCTATCATGAACTCAAGATGGGGACATCTCCTCTTGGTGGCTTTGCCCGTTAACCGATAAAAGTGAGTCCCCTCTCTTTTTCGGTCCACGTTTTGCAGCAATTCCCTTTAGATCGTCTAattttcattctcatcttcTGATCAGATGTACATATTTACAATCTTAACGACTAACTTCACACGATGTCAACGCTACTTACTCAACACAACACAACTTCTTAGTTCTTACGTTTCATATGAAGTTCGTGTTTTTCGCCCTCCATTTACCAGGTAACATCACATTCATATGCTTCAACTTCACAAATACGACATTCTTTCATACTAATGAACAAATAGTTTCATTGCAGGATGCGGCTACAGTATGAAACCATTCAAGAAATTGAACAGAAGAATCCTGGCTTCATTTTGTTGATTAATTCTTTATTTGTTAGATTAGGAAAAAAAGACTCTTGACAAAGATGATATTAGTTAGATGAACAGATTAGTTATGGTCAAAATAATCAAACCCCTTTTCACCTTTTAGCTTTAAATGAAGAGAGAATTGAGAATACTCATTGCTAACGTGATAGGAAAATTACAGCATCATCATTATTTCATTTCTGCAAGAGTGCCTTGTGCTCTGTTTTATGCTAATGATTTTTACTGAAAAGTTGTTTTCTTGGTTTCTTCCCTTTTGTATGTATCTATgtgtccatatatatatatattatatatagtataagggtaatttgtagaaaaatacATCTGTCCAAGATTAATTTAACATTCAGTACccaacagttttttttttaaatttagtaCCTGACAAAACACCAACTTAGCTTTTACTACATATTTCATGcatttttacatttttaccctttcaattaataaaaaaagtatataaatacttattttggtTGCACATCTTCTCTTTCCACTCATCAATCCCGATTCATTTGGATGacttgtatatttaatttaaatattttttattaaaaaaaaacaaattcacaactaattgaattttttgaaatacttagttttacttatgaaatacttaatttcaattttaaaatacttgatttagtaaatgaaatactcagaatgtttattaaaaactggatattcgaatatgcatttaaaaaaaaaccgcaactaattgaattttttgaaatacttagttttacttgtaaaatacttaatttcaattttaaaatacttgatttagtaaatgaaatactcagaatgtgtattaaaaacctggatattcgagtatgcattttaaaaaaaaactttacgcaactaattgaattttttgaaatacttagttttacttatgaaatacttaatttaaattttaaaatacttgatttagtaaatgaaatactcagaatgtgtattaaaaagctggatatttgaatatgcatttaaaaaaaaaatcgtaactaactgaattttttgaaatacttagttttacttgtgaaatacttacttttaattttaaaactacttgatttagaaaatgaaatactcagaatgtgtattaaaaactggatattcgaatatgcatttaaaaaaaaaaaacaaattcgcaactaattgaatttttgaaatacttagttttacttatgaaatacttaattttaattttaaaatacttgatttattaaatgaaatactcagaatgtgtattaaaaagctggatattcgaatatgcatttaaaaaacaaaaacaaattcgcaactaattgaattttttgaaatacttagttttatttgtgaaatacttaatttaaattttaaaatacttgatttagtaaatgaaatactcagaatgtgtattaaaaagctggatattcgaatatgcatttaaaaaaaaaatcgtaactaactgaattttttgaaatacttagttttacttgtgaaatacttacttt contains:
- the LOC140830681 gene encoding type IV inositol polyphosphate 5-phosphatase 7-like, with protein sequence MKDEHTKKSKLSWSRKLIRKWFNIKCKNEDCEADGAVHGGGDAESRNSFSEREPSSIKNIRTENSTKNIERSFSRSRSRSRRGRGYLDHPQIINIQNYSVFASTWNVAGKSPPSNMNLDDWLHSAPPADIYVLGFQEIVPLNASNILVAEDNGPAKKWLALIKRTLNNAPGACGGNVCYTPSPIPDPVAEWNADFEGSTRHKASTFFPRRSFQTPQGWRMENDMSTPQPRLDRRFSVCDRVIFGHRTSDFEPSTRWGYRPSDSSSSQRPSDYSSGHRPSDYSSSRRPSDYSWGQRTSDFSRWGSDEDYLPGESPSTVLHSPMSYSTYAQGEDPYTMPGHARYCLAASKQMVGVFLTVWVRNELREHVRNIKVSCVGRGLMGYLGNKGSISVSMLLHQTSLCFVCSHLTSGQKEGDEIRRNADVVEILRKTRFPRVNGINEEKSPETILEHDRIIWIGDLNYRIALPYRSAKALIEMQNWRALLEKDQLRIEQRRGRVFDGWREGKIYFPPTYKYSHNSDRYAGDDMHPKEKRRTPAWCDRILWYGTGLQQLSYVRGESRFSDHRPVSSVFCTEVESVPNRLRKSMSYSSSRIEAEQLFPYSHGYTELCFF